The proteins below come from a single Candidatus Bathyarchaeota archaeon genomic window:
- a CDS encoding DNA polymerase II large subunit has product MNISKGYKGYIDTMENRLKQLYAISDQARSKGLDPALKTECIVAQDIADLVEGLVGPKGVAVSIRELNSKMQREAVAFKVAEEITTGKFGEMEPEKAAEQAIRTALAIFTEGLTAAPIQGIAQVKIKTNADHSKYLAVYFAGPIRSAGGTDQALTLVVGDFVRRQLGLDRYKPAEEEVNRFVEELRTYERSVGRFQYHISDEELKKGLNLVPVECTGTESDPVEVSSYRNLERVETNRVRGGALRVINDGIVGRAQKVYVIIDKIGFQGWDWLREFKKKSEKKSGGFMDDVIAGRPIFAFPSKRGGFRLRYGRSRNTGLSATGIHPATMVVVESFLAAGTQMRLELPGKGCVTVPVDSLECPVVLLKDDSVVRVTLENFPEVKGKIKKILFLGDILISFGDFLYTNKTLCPSAYVEEWWVQDLKALLNEKCLGDLNLLAQEAKISPARLESFLFDPFAHQPKPNEAMSLCRLGLPLHPKFTLFWSSLTTPQEVETLRQWLQNCEVSCANGVPSKIVGQNEQVAVTALRRILVPHRFVDGKVVIMDDDAFALAFALGYSSPKGNETVQEPSVLAAVSSLSGVTIKDKAPTYVGGRMGRPEKAKHREMKPLVHLLFPVSLAGGSHRDLLEAAKKPSVFVEVVKRKCPNCKTYTLKVKCASCGCETLPENICPRCGRALKDNFCPACKVNSVQYQRQPFNFKELLEEASKTLGYPVPKILRGVKGMTNDNKTPEILEKGMLRAKHGLSVYKDGTIRFDATNAPLTHITPAEVGVTVAKLRELGYLYDIHGKSLTSPDQVLELKIQDIVIPYTAGDYFIHIADFIDDLLTRVYKLPAYYNLKKPEDLVGQLIFGLAPHTCVGILGRVAGFTDRNVIYAHPIWYSAKRRDCDGDEDAIMLAMDTLLNFSRVYLPAQIGGIMDAPILVIPFVNTKEVQRQAHDFDVDATYPLEFYKRTWAKWEVRQVDPIMDVIGHRLGTEAQFEGFNYTTPVSNINLGNANSSYKEFKSMIDKLNMQLELGEKIEAVDARQVALKVLNTHFIRDIAGNLRAFSTQGFRCKSCNKKFRRLPLKGKCPFCGGQLTMTVYRGGIEKYLEPAQRLVDTYGLPSYYTQRMALIKEEITTLFDNKKPKQTKLFDFSS; this is encoded by the coding sequence AGACCCTGCCCTCAAAACCGAGTGCATCGTAGCACAAGACATCGCCGACCTAGTTGAGGGTCTTGTTGGTCCAAAAGGGGTCGCCGTTAGCATCCGCGAATTAAACTCCAAGATGCAACGAGAAGCCGTAGCCTTCAAAGTAGCTGAAGAAATCACTACAGGCAAATTTGGCGAAATGGAACCCGAGAAAGCCGCTGAGCAAGCCATCCGAACCGCGCTGGCCATTTTCACTGAAGGCTTAACTGCAGCTCCCATTCAAGGCATCGCCCAAGTTAAAATAAAAACTAATGCTGACCACTCAAAGTATCTGGCTGTATACTTTGCTGGACCAATTCGCTCCGCAGGTGGAACTGACCAAGCTTTAACGCTTGTTGTAGGTGACTTTGTTAGACGCCAATTAGGTTTAGACCGCTACAAACCCGCTGAAGAAGAAGTCAACCGTTTTGTTGAAGAACTACGTACGTATGAGCGTTCTGTGGGTAGGTTTCAGTATCACATTTCTGATGAGGAACTTAAAAAAGGTCTTAACTTGGTGCCTGTAGAATGTACAGGAACTGAATCTGACCCCGTGGAGGTTTCATCTTACCGGAACTTGGAGCGGGTAGAAACCAACCGTGTCCGAGGCGGTGCCCTTCGAGTTATAAACGATGGCATTGTTGGTCGTGCCCAGAAAGTTTACGTTATCATTGACAAAATCGGTTTTCAAGGTTGGGATTGGCTACGTGAGTTCAAAAAGAAGTCTGAGAAAAAGTCAGGTGGCTTTATGGATGACGTGATTGCGGGCCGGCCAATTTTTGCTTTTCCTTCCAAGCGGGGCGGCTTTAGGTTGCGGTATGGTAGGTCAAGAAACACGGGGCTTTCTGCGACTGGGATTCATCCTGCCACTATGGTTGTGGTGGAGAGTTTTCTTGCAGCTGGCACTCAAATGCGTCTTGAGCTTCCAGGTAAAGGCTGCGTCACGGTACCCGTGGATTCTCTTGAATGCCCAGTGGTTCTTTTAAAAGATGATTCAGTTGTACGAGTTACTCTAGAGAACTTTCCTGAAGTAAAAGGTAAAATCAAAAAAATCCTCTTTCTCGGCGACATCTTAATCAGCTTTGGCGATTTCCTCTACACTAACAAAACTCTTTGTCCCTCAGCATACGTTGAGGAATGGTGGGTGCAAGACCTAAAAGCTCTGCTAAATGAAAAATGCCTCGGCGACCTAAACTTGCTTGCGCAGGAAGCAAAGATTTCTCCTGCACGGTTGGAAAGTTTTCTTTTTGACCCATTTGCACACCAGCCTAAACCCAACGAGGCAATGTCTCTTTGCAGACTTGGACTTCCGTTACATCCAAAGTTCACGCTCTTCTGGTCAAGCTTAACAACACCACAAGAGGTTGAAACACTTAGGCAATGGTTGCAAAACTGCGAGGTTTCATGTGCGAATGGTGTTCCCTCCAAGATTGTTGGTCAAAATGAGCAGGTTGCTGTTACTGCTTTGAGGCGGATTCTGGTGCCTCATAGGTTCGTAGATGGCAAAGTTGTAATTATGGACGATGATGCATTCGCGCTGGCATTCGCTTTGGGGTATAGTTCACCTAAAGGCAACGAGACTGTTCAGGAACCTTCAGTTTTAGCAGCAGTAAGTTCCCTTTCAGGAGTTACCATCAAGGATAAAGCTCCCACATACGTTGGCGGCAGAATGGGCAGGCCTGAAAAGGCTAAGCATCGTGAAATGAAGCCGTTGGTGCATCTGCTTTTTCCTGTGAGTTTGGCTGGGGGGTCGCATCGTGACCTGTTGGAGGCTGCTAAAAAGCCCTCAGTTTTTGTTGAAGTGGTCAAACGTAAATGTCCCAACTGCAAAACATACACGCTAAAAGTTAAATGTGCCTCTTGTGGCTGCGAAACGTTGCCAGAAAACATCTGTCCACGTTGTGGCAGAGCCTTAAAGGACAATTTTTGTCCAGCTTGTAAAGTCAACTCGGTTCAGTATCAACGTCAACCCTTTAACTTCAAAGAGCTTCTTGAGGAAGCAAGCAAAACTTTGGGTTATCCTGTTCCTAAGATTTTACGTGGAGTTAAAGGGATGACCAATGATAATAAGACGCCAGAGATTCTTGAGAAGGGCATGTTGCGGGCGAAGCATGGCTTATCGGTTTACAAGGATGGCACCATTCGCTTTGACGCCACCAATGCGCCACTAACTCACATTACGCCTGCCGAAGTAGGCGTTACAGTTGCTAAGCTGCGTGAACTTGGCTACCTCTACGATATTCACGGAAAAAGCTTAACCAGCCCTGATCAGGTTTTGGAGCTAAAAATCCAAGACATAGTGATTCCATACACTGCTGGAGACTACTTTATTCACATAGCAGACTTCATTGATGACCTCTTAACTCGTGTCTACAAACTCCCCGCATACTATAACCTCAAAAAACCCGAAGACCTCGTTGGGCAACTAATTTTTGGCTTAGCTCCTCACACATGCGTTGGCATTTTGGGCAGAGTTGCTGGTTTCACTGACCGCAATGTGATTTATGCGCATCCAATTTGGTACTCCGCAAAACGTCGCGATTGTGACGGTGATGAAGATGCTATCATGCTGGCAATGGACACTCTTCTGAATTTTTCCCGCGTGTATTTGCCTGCTCAAATTGGTGGTATCATGGATGCGCCTATTCTTGTGATTCCGTTTGTTAACACTAAAGAGGTGCAGCGGCAAGCTCACGACTTCGACGTGGACGCAACTTACCCTTTGGAGTTTTACAAGCGGACATGGGCGAAATGGGAGGTTCGTCAGGTTGACCCCATAATGGATGTTATTGGGCACCGTCTTGGAACAGAAGCCCAATTCGAAGGCTTCAATTACACCACTCCAGTTTCAAACATTAACTTAGGAAACGCCAATAGTTCCTACAAAGAATTCAAGTCAATGATTGACAAGTTAAACATGCAGCTAGAACTGGGTGAGAAAATCGAGGCGGTGGATGCACGCCAGGTAGCGCTTAAAGTTTTGAATACCCATTTTATTCGTGACATCGCGGGGAACCTTCGTGCTTTCTCAACGCAGGGCTTCAGATGTAAATCTTGTAACAAAAAATTTCGTCGATTGCCTCTTAAAGGTAAATGCCCCTTTTGTGGTGGACAGTTAACCATGACGGTTTATCGCGGTGGTATCGAGAAATATCTGGAGCCAGCACAGCGGCTGGTCGACACGTACGGCCTGCCTAGCTATT